The Pseudomonas fluorescens genome includes a window with the following:
- a CDS encoding DeoR/GlpR family DNA-binding transcription regulator, which yields MSKRNTPQRRHNILALLQEQGEVSVDELAKRFETSEVTIRKDLAALETNGLLLRRYGGAVPMPQELVADNGQTVSKYKLAIARAAVKRIREHARIIIDSGSTTAAMIPQLGQQPGLVVMTNSLHVANALSELEHEPVLLMTGGTWDPHSESFQGQVAEQVLRSYDFDQLFIGADGIDLVRGTTTFNELLGLSRVMAEVAREVIVMVEADKIGRKIPNLELPWSSVHTLITDDRLPVEARDQIQARGITVICAPVSQEK from the coding sequence ATGTCAAAGCGCAACACACCACAACGACGTCACAACATTCTTGCCTTGCTCCAGGAGCAGGGTGAGGTCAGTGTGGATGAGTTGGCCAAGCGCTTCGAAACCTCGGAAGTTACGATTCGCAAGGATCTCGCTGCCCTGGAAACCAATGGCCTGCTGCTGCGTCGCTACGGTGGCGCGGTGCCGATGCCGCAGGAGTTGGTGGCCGATAACGGGCAAACCGTCTCCAAGTACAAACTGGCCATTGCCCGGGCCGCCGTGAAGCGGATCCGTGAACATGCGCGCATCATCATCGACAGCGGCAGCACCACGGCGGCCATGATTCCGCAACTCGGCCAACAGCCGGGCCTGGTGGTGATGACCAATTCCCTGCACGTCGCCAATGCCCTGAGCGAACTGGAGCATGAACCGGTGCTGTTGATGACCGGCGGTACCTGGGATCCTCACTCCGAGTCGTTCCAGGGCCAGGTGGCCGAGCAGGTCCTGCGTTCCTATGACTTCGACCAGCTGTTCATCGGCGCCGACGGCATCGATCTGGTTCGAGGTACGACCACCTTCAACGAACTGCTGGGCTTGAGCCGTGTGATGGCTGAGGTTGCCCGGGAAGTAATCGTCATGGTGGAGGCCGACAAGATCGGCCGGAAAATCCCCAACCTGGAACTGCCGTGGAGCAGCGTCCATACCCTCATTACCGATGATCGCCTGCCCGTAGAGGCCCGCGATCAGATTCAGGCGCGCGGCATTACTGTGATCTGCGCGCCTGTCAGCCAGGAGAAATAG
- the glmU gene encoding bifunctional UDP-N-acetylglucosamine diphosphorylase/glucosamine-1-phosphate N-acetyltransferase GlmU gives MSLEIVILAAGQGTRMRSALPKVLHPVAGNSMLGHVIHSARQLDPQRIHVVIGHGADAVRERLAADDLNFVLQDKQLGTGHAVAQAVPFITADTVLILYGDVPLIEVDTLQRLLKHVAPQQLGLLTVELDDPTGYGRIVRDVDGQVTAIVEQKDANEAQRAITEGNTGILAVPAERLGDWMSRLSNNNAQGEYYLTDVIAMAVSDGLVVATEQPLDAMEVQGANDRRQLAELERHYQLRAARRLMAQGVTLRDPSRFDVRGEVSVGRDVVIDINVILEGKVVIEDDVVIGPNCVIKDSTLHKGVVIKANSHLDGAIMGEGSDAGPFARLRPGSVLEARAHVGNFVELKNAHLGEGAKAGHLTYLGDAEVGARTNIGAGTITCNYDGANKWKTVLGEDVFIGSNNSLVAPVDISSGATTAAGSTLTQNVEKGQLAVGRARQRNIDGWKRPEKIKKP, from the coding sequence ATGTCTCTCGAAATCGTTATCCTCGCGGCCGGTCAAGGCACCCGCATGCGTTCGGCGCTGCCCAAGGTCTTGCACCCGGTCGCCGGCAATTCCATGCTCGGCCATGTTATCCACAGCGCCCGGCAACTTGATCCACAGCGCATTCACGTGGTGATCGGCCACGGTGCCGATGCTGTGCGCGAACGCCTGGCCGCCGATGACCTGAATTTCGTCTTGCAGGACAAACAACTGGGCACTGGCCATGCGGTGGCCCAGGCAGTGCCATTCATCACGGCGGATACGGTGCTGATTCTCTACGGCGATGTGCCGCTGATCGAAGTCGACACCTTGCAACGCCTGCTCAAGCATGTCGCGCCACAACAGTTGGGCCTGTTGACCGTCGAGCTGGACGACCCCACCGGTTATGGCCGCATCGTGCGTGACGTCGACGGCCAAGTGACCGCCATCGTCGAACAGAAGGACGCCAACGAAGCCCAGCGCGCGATCACTGAAGGCAACACTGGGATTCTGGCCGTGCCGGCTGAGCGCCTGGGTGACTGGATGAGTCGTCTGTCGAACAACAACGCCCAGGGTGAGTACTACCTGACAGACGTGATCGCCATGGCGGTCAGCGATGGACTGGTGGTCGCCACCGAGCAGCCGTTGGACGCCATGGAAGTGCAGGGCGCCAATGATCGCCGGCAATTGGCCGAACTGGAGCGCCACTATCAATTGCGCGCCGCCCGCCGCCTGATGGCCCAAGGCGTGACCCTGCGCGATCCGTCCCGTTTCGACGTGCGCGGAGAAGTCAGCGTGGGTCGCGATGTGGTCATCGATATCAACGTCATCCTCGAAGGCAAGGTTGTCATCGAAGACGATGTGGTCATTGGCCCGAACTGCGTGATCAAGGACAGCACCCTGCACAAAGGCGTGGTGATCAAGGCCAACAGCCATCTTGACGGTGCGATCATGGGTGAAGGCAGCGATGCTGGCCCGTTTGCCCGCCTGCGTCCAGGCTCTGTGCTGGAAGCCCGTGCCCATGTGGGTAACTTTGTTGAACTGAAGAATGCTCACCTGGGCGAAGGCGCCAAGGCCGGGCACCTGACCTACCTCGGTGACGCTGAAGTCGGCGCCCGCACCAACATTGGCGCCGGGACCATCACCTGTAACTACGACGGTGCCAACAAGTGGAAAACCGTGTTGGGTGAAGATGTGTTCATCGGCTCGAACAACTCCTTGGTGGCACCTGTGGATATCTCCAGCGGTGCGACCACGGCAGCCGGTTCGACCCTTACTCAGAATGTGGAAAAAGGCCAATTGGCAGTCGGACGCGCCCGCCAACGCAACATCGACGGCTGGAAGCGGCCGGAGAAAATCAAGAAGCCCTAA
- the glmS gene encoding glutamine--fructose-6-phosphate transaminase (isomerizing) — MCGIVGAVAERNITAILLEGLKRLEYRGYDSAGVAVFTNDEKLERMRRPGKVSELEQALEAEPLLGRLGIAHTRWATHGAPCERNAHPHFSGELAVVHNGIIENHEALREQLKALGYVFTSDTDTEVIAHLLNHKLKDLVDLTVALKATVKELHGAYGLAVISTKQPDRLVAARSGSPLVIGLGLGENFLASDQLALRQVTDRFMYLEEGDIAEIRRDSVQIWDLDGNDVVRETVQYRDGADVADKGEFRHFMLKEIHEQPAVVQRTLEGRMSQNQVLVQAFGPQAAELFAKVRNVQIVACGTSYHAGMVARYWLEELAGIPCQVEVASEFRYRKVVVQPDSLFVTISQSGETADTLAALRNAKELGFLASLAICNVGISSLVRESDLTLLTQAGREIGVASTKAFTTQLVGLLLLTLSLGQVRGTLGKGVEATLVEELRRLPARLGEALAMDSTVEKIAELFAEKNHTLFLGRGAQFPVAMEGALKLKEISYIHAEAYPAGELKHGPLALVDNDMPVVTVAPNNELLEKLKSNLQEVRARGGQLIVFADEKAGMTNGEGTHVVHMPHIHDILSPILYTIPLQLLSYYVAVLKGTDVDQPRNLAKSVTVE; from the coding sequence ATGTGTGGAATTGTCGGCGCCGTTGCTGAACGCAACATCACAGCAATCTTGCTCGAGGGCCTCAAGCGTCTGGAGTACCGCGGTTATGACAGCGCCGGTGTGGCGGTGTTTACCAACGACGAGAAGCTCGAACGCATGCGTCGTCCGGGCAAGGTCAGCGAGCTGGAACAGGCGCTGGAAGCCGAACCGCTGCTCGGTCGCCTGGGCATCGCCCACACGCGTTGGGCCACCCATGGCGCGCCGTGCGAGCGTAACGCTCACCCGCATTTTTCCGGCGAGCTGGCGGTGGTGCACAACGGCATCATCGAAAACCACGAAGCCCTGCGTGAACAGCTCAAGGCGCTCGGCTATGTGTTCACCTCGGACACCGACACCGAAGTCATCGCCCATCTGCTCAACCACAAGCTCAAGGACCTAGTGGACCTGACCGTCGCCCTCAAGGCCACCGTCAAGGAACTGCACGGTGCCTATGGCCTGGCGGTCATCAGCACAAAACAACCTGACCGCCTGGTGGCGGCCCGCAGCGGCAGCCCATTGGTTATCGGCCTGGGCCTGGGGGAAAACTTCCTGGCGTCCGATCAGTTGGCGCTGCGCCAGGTCACCGACCGCTTCATGTACCTGGAAGAAGGCGATATTGCCGAAATTCGCCGCGACAGCGTGCAGATCTGGGACCTCGACGGCAATGACGTGGTACGTGAAACCGTCCAGTACCGCGACGGTGCCGATGTCGCCGACAAGGGCGAGTTCCGCCACTTCATGCTCAAGGAAATCCACGAACAACCGGCCGTGGTCCAACGCACCCTGGAAGGCCGCATGAGCCAGAACCAGGTACTGGTCCAGGCGTTCGGTCCACAGGCGGCCGAGTTGTTCGCCAAGGTCCGCAACGTGCAGATCGTGGCCTGCGGCACCAGTTATCACGCCGGCATGGTCGCCCGTTACTGGCTGGAGGAACTGGCCGGTATTCCGTGCCAGGTCGAAGTGGCCAGCGAGTTCCGCTATCGCAAAGTGGTGGTGCAACCCGATTCGCTGTTCGTCACCATCTCCCAGTCCGGCGAAACCGCCGACACCCTGGCCGCCCTGCGTAACGCCAAGGAACTGGGTTTTCTCGCCAGCCTGGCGATCTGCAACGTCGGCATCAGCTCGCTGGTACGCGAATCCGACCTGACCCTGCTGACCCAGGCCGGTCGCGAAATTGGTGTGGCGTCGACCAAGGCGTTCACCACGCAACTGGTGGGCCTGCTGTTGCTGACCTTGTCCCTGGGCCAGGTACGCGGCACGCTGGGCAAGGGGGTCGAGGCAACGCTGGTGGAGGAACTGCGGCGCCTGCCAGCCCGCCTGGGCGAAGCCCTGGCCATGGACAGCACCGTGGAAAAGATCGCCGAGCTGTTCGCCGAGAAGAACCACACCCTGTTCCTCGGGCGTGGCGCGCAATTCCCGGTGGCGATGGAAGGGGCCTTGAAGCTCAAGGAGATCTCCTACATCCACGCCGAAGCCTACCCGGCCGGTGAACTCAAGCACGGCCCGCTGGCCCTGGTGGACAACGACATGCCGGTGGTCACCGTGGCGCCGAACAACGAGCTGCTGGAAAAGCTCAAGTCCAACCTGCAGGAAGTGCGCGCCCGTGGCGGCCAGTTGATTGTCTTCGCTGACGAAAAGGCTGGCATGACCAATGGCGAAGGCACCCACGTGGTGCACATGCCGCACATCCACGACATCCTGTCGCCGATCCTCTACACCATCCCGCTGCAACTGCTGTCGTACTACGTCGCCGTGCTCAAGGGGACTGATGTGGACCAGCCGCGTAACTTGGCGAAGTCTGTGACGGTGGAGTGA
- a CDS encoding sigma-70 family RNA polymerase sigma factor → MTPTDEQLMTAIARGDQYAFTTLVARHLPRTYAIARRFFAQQTDAEDIAQEAFTRVWTHAAIWQPGRAQFTTWLQRIVVNLCLDNLRRHKHRAEQDIDSLLHELLDPKADTAAHVERAREAAKIQQVVQRLPEKQRMAVLLCYFDEHSNTQAAALMGLHPKALEGLLGRARQQLRRWLPKGSSPRHEDQQR, encoded by the coding sequence ATGACGCCCACCGACGAGCAGCTAATGACCGCCATTGCCAGAGGCGATCAGTATGCATTTACCACGTTGGTGGCGCGTCACCTGCCGCGCACCTATGCCATTGCTCGGCGTTTTTTTGCCCAGCAGACCGACGCCGAAGACATTGCCCAGGAGGCGTTCACGCGGGTATGGACCCATGCCGCCATTTGGCAACCCGGCCGGGCGCAGTTCACTACATGGTTGCAGCGTATTGTGGTCAACCTGTGCCTGGACAATCTGCGTCGACATAAACATCGTGCTGAGCAGGATATCGACAGCCTGCTGCACGAGTTGCTCGACCCCAAGGCCGACACCGCCGCTCATGTCGAGCGCGCCCGTGAAGCCGCGAAGATTCAACAAGTCGTGCAACGCCTGCCGGAAAAACAACGCATGGCGGTACTGCTCTGCTACTTCGACGAACACAGCAACACACAAGCCGCTGCGTTGATGGGCCTGCACCCGAAAGCGCTGGAAGGCCTGCTCGGCCGTGCCCGCCAACAACTAAGGCGCTGGCTGCCCAAAGGCTCGAGCCCGCGCCACGAGGATCAACAGCGATGA
- a CDS encoding periplasmic heavy metal sensor — protein sequence MNKTWLLSGALLLSLGANAFFGGWLLSRPNTAPFADLGQNQPVRELIGKVLRLPDAQRQDVRAVISQHAPGLRTLAAQARSNRQVILTQLSADSIDRQQVQTSFAKQREATVQLQTAAQVMLLDIAEKLPPEQRRQFMREGP from the coding sequence ATGAACAAAACCTGGCTACTGAGCGGTGCCCTGCTGCTTTCCCTCGGAGCTAACGCCTTTTTCGGCGGCTGGCTGCTAAGCCGCCCCAACACGGCGCCCTTCGCCGACCTGGGGCAGAACCAGCCGGTGAGGGAACTGATTGGCAAGGTACTGCGTTTACCCGACGCGCAACGTCAGGACGTCCGCGCCGTTATCAGCCAACACGCGCCCGGCTTGCGCACGCTGGCGGCGCAAGCACGCAGCAACCGACAGGTAATACTTACCCAACTGAGCGCCGACAGCATCGATAGGCAGCAGGTACAAACCAGCTTCGCCAAACAACGCGAAGCCACCGTGCAACTGCAAACGGCGGCTCAGGTTATGTTGTTGGACATAGCGGAAAAGTTACCACCCGAACAGAGACGGCAATTTATGCGTGAGGGACCGTAG